The sequence GAAGGCGGGGAAGTAGAAATAACCGGCAGCTTTCCTGCGGGGAAAATCGGAAGCACCATCGACAATCTCAAGGAATCAGCCGGTGGAGAAAATTATGAACACACTATCATGTATCCCGGGTTCGCAGCCACTGCCCGTGAAGAGGGTTTTCATGATATCGCACTGGTATTTGAAGCCATTGCCGTTGCAGAAAAGCAGCATGAAAAACGTTATCTGAAACTGATGAACAATATTACCAACGGTCGAGTCTTTCAGCGTGACAAGGATGTAAGCTGGAGATGCCGCAACTGCGGGTACCTCCACACGGGAAAAGAAGCTCCCGAGCTTTGCCCTGCCTGTGCTCATGGCCAGGCTCATTTCGAGCTTCTTGGTGAAAACTGGTAGGTAGACCTTATGTGTAGCGAAATGCAGCTCATCTAACAATGCAACGAGGATTACAAATATGAAAAAATGGAAATGTTCAGTATGTGGCTATATCCATGAAGGTGATGAGCCACCGGAGAAATGTCCCCTCTGCGGAGCTGACAGGGAGAAGTTTGTGGAGATAAGCTCCTCTGAAGAGAGTATCGATGAGGCGGCTCAGATTGCCACGGAGAAAGAGCAGGTCC comes from Desulfocapsa sulfexigens DSM 10523 and encodes:
- the rbr gene encoding rubrerythrin, with protein sequence MASLKNTQTEKNIVTAFCGESQARNRYTYFASKAKKDGFVQISHIFEETADQEKEHAKRLFKLLEGGEVEITGSFPAGKIGSTIDNLKESAGGENYEHTIMYPGFAATAREEGFHDIALVFEAIAVAEKQHEKRYLKLMNNITNGRVFQRDKDVSWRCRNCGYLHTGKEAPELCPACAHGQAHFELLGENW